In Astatotilapia calliptera chromosome 16, fAstCal1.2, whole genome shotgun sequence, one genomic interval encodes:
- the LOC113007383 gene encoding zinc finger E-box-binding homeobox 2-like isoform X1: MKPEIMAEGPRCKRRKQANPRRKNVLNYENVAETTSDTDDEDSFGGGGAGVDEEEGSPAGVPALEASPRVGHALLSHRDQESAESGDGFQDPHAWRRIDGGTDEYEAVGPEASPHAVENSAGKRLEGIPELDEYFLKRKLEDGDSHSACIAEYLQRSDTAVIYPEAPDEVARLGTPEATPEATGQDESEHDLGPDTQDDFAQLLTCPYCDRGYKRLTSLKEHIKYRHEKNEESFPCPLCAETFGHRAQLDRHMTTHKPARDQPPLLAEGTGNRKFKCSECGKAFKYKHHLKEHLRIHSGEKPYECSNCKKRFSHSGSYSSHISSKKCIGLIALNGRVRNGNGGKLGSSPSSTTSSPGSPALAQLRHKLENGRPLGQQDQPRQLDIKPEPMDFNDYRLLMASQHAFGGPGVYLNGRGGSPLGFHNSSQSPLQHLGGIGLDLQMLGYVRSLGNNLSEVQKVLQIVDNTVYRQKMDGSPEDKLRSYMKELGAQMEETKATQGGFLVTGDGSPTKSIIDYTLEKVNEAKSLIDESKRQEGVKKEKPSHSVDLSSEEKKHENQNQFLPFSCQYCKETFPGPIPLHQHERYLCKMNEEIKAVLQPADGCPAGHQGGMSSEVSSNDRATSPVSHFKDHVSLLKAYFAMNTEPNSEELLKISVAVGLPQEFVKEWFAQWKSQNHHGKRSPPPDCSGPEVNHRLNRSPMSLPAADLHRSFTNGFCESSHQFTTSRQTAGQKPLESLDHLRSNTPSPLNLSSTSSKHSQSSSYTPNSLNSEEARGDTPLDLSLPKHMAQKRASAGEKRPRPNGLIREHNGEALGREQVSGPFDLVNIKKEVLGSDGGGNAIHQLEKSTSPIFGINAFAGGPVYTSLPPHGAFPPHTFMTPAQATIPGLRPYPGLDPMSFLPHMAYTYATGATTFAEMQQRRKYQRKPGFQGELLDGTADYLSGLDDLTDSDSLLSRKKIKKTESGMYACDLCDKTFQKTSSLLRHKYEHTGKRPHQCQICKKAFKHKHHLIEHSRLHSGEKPYQCDKCGKRFSHSGSYSQHMNHRYSYCKREAEEREAAEREARDKGGGGGVAVAGLEPTELLMRGYLQGLGPLGYSDPEDQQEDGGSAMLRVSGEGGVGREEREMDGKMSEEVTERQEGSFRKGEEEQECDSRSQMDLMGDVEGKGSPLPMDESSREGKTDGRSDQED, translated from the exons ACGGGGGGACGGACGAGTACGAAGCCGTGGGCCCGGAGGCGTCTCCTCACGCTGTGGAAAACAGTGCAG GGAAGCGACTAGAGGGCATCCCTGAGTTGGACGAGTACTTCCTGAAGCGTAAACTGGAGGACGGCGACAGTCACTCTGCGTGCATCGCTGAGTACCTGCAGCGCAGCGACACTGCCGTCATTTATCCAGAAGCCCCAGACGAGGTGGCGCGCCTGGGCACGCCTGAGGCCACGCCTGAGGCCACGGGGCAGGATGAGAGCGAGCACG ACCTTGGACCCGACACGCAGGATGACTTCGCCCAGCTGCTCACGTGTCCGTACTGCGACCGCGGCTACAAGCGCCTGACGTCTCTGAAGGAACACATCAAGTACCGTCACGAGAAGAACGAGGAGAGCTTCCCCTGCCCGCTGTGCGCTGAAACTTTCGGCCACCGTGCTCAACTGGACCGTCACATGACCACACACAAGCCTGCCAGAGACCAG cCACCACTGCTTGCTGAAGGAACTGGAAACCGCAAGTTCAAATGCAGCGAGTGTGGAAAAGCCTTCAAGTACAAGCACCACCTGAAGGAGCATCTTCGTATTCACAGCG GTGAGAAGCCATATGAATGCTCCAACTGTAAGAAGCGCTTCTCCCACTCCGGCTCCTACAGTTCCCACATCAGCAGCAAAAAGTGCATTGGCCTGATTGCCCTCAATGGAAGAGTACGCAATGGAAATGGTGGCAAACTCGGCTCCTCTCCCAGCTCTACAACCTCATCACCTGGAAGCCCCGCCCTGGCCCAGCTTCGCCACAAACTTGAAAACGGGCGCCCGCTGGGGCAGCAAGACCAGCCACGTCAGCTGGACATAAAACCTGAGCCGATGGACTTCAACGACTACCGGCTATTGATGGCCTCACAGCATGCGTTTGGGGGACCCGGGGTCTACCTGAACGGGCGGGGGGGAAGCCCCTTGGGTTTTCACAACTCCTCCCAGAGTCCCCTTCAACATCTGGGAGGCATTGGGCTGGACCTCCAAATGCTGGGCTACGTGAGATCCCTTGGCAACAACCTGAGCGAGGTGCAGAAGGTGCTCCAGATTGTGGACAACACGGTGTACAGGCAAAAAATGGATGGAAGCCCTGAAGACAAGCTCAGGTCCTACATGAAGGAGTTAGGTGCCCAGATGGAGGAGACCAAGGCAACTCAGGGTGGCTTCCTGGTGACGGGCGACGGCAGTCCCACCAAGAGCATCATAGATTACACACTGGAGAAGGTCAATGAGGCCAAGAGTCTGATCGACGAGTCTAAGAGGCAAGAGGGTGTTAAGAAGGAGAAACCAAGCCATTCTGTGGATCTCAGCagtgaggaaaagaaacatgaaaaccAGAACCAGTTCCTGCCATTCTCCTGCCAATACTGCAAGGAGACCTTCCCCGGGCCAATCCCCCTGCACCAACACGAGCGCTACCTGTGCAAAATGAACGAGGAAATAAAAGCCGTCCTGCAACCGGCAGACGGCTGTCCCGCTGGCCACCAGGGAGGGATGTCCTCCGAGGTCTCCAGCAACGACCGAGCCACCAGCCCCGTCAGCCACTTCAAGGATCACGTGTCGTTGCTCAAAGCTTATTTCGCCATGAACACTGAGCCCAACTCAGAGGAACTGCTCAAAATCTCAGTTGCTGTTGGCCTCCCTCAAGAGTTTGTCAAGGAGTGGTTTGCCCAGTGGAAGAGCCAAAACCACCACGGTAAAAGGTCACCACCTCCTGACTGCAGTGGACCAGAAGTCAACCACAGATTGAACCGGTCTCCAATGTCACTTCCAGCTGCAGATTTACACCGAAGCTTCACTAATGGCTTTTGCGAGTCCTCCCACCAGTTTACAACCAGCCGGCAAACAGCAGGGCAAAAACCACTAGAATCATTGGACCACTTGAGAAGCAACACTCCATCACCCCTTAACCTTTCCTCGACTTCCTCCAAACACTCTCAGAGTAGCTCTTACACTCCGAACAGCCTGAACTCGGAGGAAGCCCGCGGGGACACACCGCTGGATCTGTCGCTCCCCAAACACATGGCGCAGAAGCGCGCCTCCGCCGGAGAGAAGCGGCCCAGACCCAATGGTTTAATCAGAGAGCACAACGGGGAGGCTTTGGGGCGAGAGCAGGTGTCTGGGCCCTTTGATTTGGTCAACATTAAGAAGGAGGTGCTGGGATCTGATGGTGGAGGGAATGCTATTCACCAACTGGAGAAAAGCACCAGTCCCATCTTTGGGATTAATGCCTTTGCTGGCGGACCTGTCTACACCTCCCTTCCACCTCACGGAGCATTTCCCCCACACACCTTCATGACTCCTGCCCAAGCGACCATCCCAGGCCTCAGGCCCTACCCGGGTCTTGACCCCATGAGCTTCCTGCCTCACATGGCCTACACCTACGCCACTGGGGCAACCACATTCGCTGAAATGCAGCAGAGGAGAAAGTACCAGCGGAAACCAGGCTTCCAG gGGGAGCTGCTGGACGGCACGGCGGACTATCTGTCAGGCCTGGACGACCTGACAGACAGCGATTCGCTGCTCTCCAGGAAGAAGATTAAGAAGACTGAAAGTGGTATGTACGCGTGTGACTTGTGCGACAAAACATTCCAGAAGACCAGTTCCCTCCTAAGACACAAATATGAGCACACAG GTAAACGTCCGCATCAGTGTCAGATCTGTAAGAAGGCCTTCAAACACAAGCACCACCTGATCGAGCACTCACGCCTGCACTCTGGAGAGAAGCCCTACCAGTGCGACAAGTGCGGCAAGCGCTTTTCGCATTCGGGTTCGTACTCGCAGCACATGAACCACCGCTACTCATACTGCAAGAGGGAGGCCGAGGAGCGTGAGGCGGCCGAGAGGGAGGCCAGGGACAAGGGAGGCGGAGGAGGCGTTGCAGTTGCAGGGCTGGAGCCCACCGAGCTGCTGATGAGGGGCTACCTCCAGGGGCTGGGGCCCCTTGGATACTCGGACCCAGAGGACCAGCAGGAGGATGGCGGCAGTGCGATGCTGAGGGTCAGCGGTGAGGGAGGAGTAGGACGGGAGGAGAGGGAAATGGACGGCAAGATGTCTGAGGAGGTGACAGAGCGGCAGGAGGGAAGTTTCagaaaaggagaggaggagcaggagtgCGACAGCAGGAGCCAGATGGACTTGATGGGGGACGTTGAGGGTAAAGGCTCGCCGCTGCCGATGGACGAGAGTTCACGAGAAGGGAAAACAGACGGCAGGTCAGACCAGGAGGACTGA
- the LOC113007383 gene encoding zinc finger E-box-binding homeobox 2-like isoform X2, producing the protein MKPEIMAEGPRCKRRKQANPRRKNVLNYENVAETTSDTDDEDSFGGGGAGVDEEEGSPAGVPALEASPRVGHALLSHRDQESAESGDGFQDPHAWRRIDGGTDEYEAVGPEASPHAVENSAGKRLEGIPELDEYFLKRKLEDGDSHSACIAEYLQRSDTAVIYPEAPDEVARLGTPEATPEATGQDESEHDLGPDTQDDFAQLLTCPYCDRGYKRLTSLKEHIKYRHEKNEESFPCPLCAETFGHRAQLDRHMTTHKPARDQPPLLAEGTGNRKFKCSECGKAFKYKHHLKEHLRIHSGEKPYECSNCKKRFSHSGSYSSHISSKKCIGLIALNGRVRNGNGGKLGSSPSSTTSSPGSPALAQLRHKLENGRPLGQQDQPRQLDIKPEPMDFNDYRLLMASQHAFGGPGVYLNGRGGSPLGFHNSSQSPLQHLGGIGLDLQMLGYVRSLGNNLSEVQKVLQIVDNTVYRQKMDGSPEDKLRSYMKELGAQMEETKATQGGFLVTGDGSPTKSIIDYTLEKVNEAKSLIDESKRQEGVKKEKPSHSVDLSSEEKKHENQNQFLPFSCQYCKETFPGPIPLHQHERYLCKMNEEIKAVLQPADGCPAGHQGGMSSEVSSNDRATSPVSHFKDHVSLLKAYFAMNTEPNSEELLKISVAVGLPQEFVKEWFAQWKSQNHHGKRSPPPDCSGPEVNHRLNRSPMSLPAADLHRSFTNGFCESSHQFTTSRQTAGQKPLESLDHLRSNTPSPLNLSSTSSKHSQSSSYTPNSLNSEEARGDTPLDLSLPKHMAQKRASAGEKRPRPNGLIREHNGEALGREQVSGPFDLVNIKKEVLGSDGGGNAIHQLEKSTSPIFGINAFAGGPVYTSLPPHGAFPPHTFMTPAQATIPGLRPYPGLDPMSFLPHMAYTYATGATTFAEMQQRRKYQRKPGFQGELLDGTADYLSGLDDLTDSDSLLSRKKIKKTESGKRPHQCQICKKAFKHKHHLIEHSRLHSGEKPYQCDKCGKRFSHSGSYSQHMNHRYSYCKREAEEREAAEREARDKGGGGGVAVAGLEPTELLMRGYLQGLGPLGYSDPEDQQEDGGSAMLRVSGEGGVGREEREMDGKMSEEVTERQEGSFRKGEEEQECDSRSQMDLMGDVEGKGSPLPMDESSREGKTDGRSDQED; encoded by the exons ACGGGGGGACGGACGAGTACGAAGCCGTGGGCCCGGAGGCGTCTCCTCACGCTGTGGAAAACAGTGCAG GGAAGCGACTAGAGGGCATCCCTGAGTTGGACGAGTACTTCCTGAAGCGTAAACTGGAGGACGGCGACAGTCACTCTGCGTGCATCGCTGAGTACCTGCAGCGCAGCGACACTGCCGTCATTTATCCAGAAGCCCCAGACGAGGTGGCGCGCCTGGGCACGCCTGAGGCCACGCCTGAGGCCACGGGGCAGGATGAGAGCGAGCACG ACCTTGGACCCGACACGCAGGATGACTTCGCCCAGCTGCTCACGTGTCCGTACTGCGACCGCGGCTACAAGCGCCTGACGTCTCTGAAGGAACACATCAAGTACCGTCACGAGAAGAACGAGGAGAGCTTCCCCTGCCCGCTGTGCGCTGAAACTTTCGGCCACCGTGCTCAACTGGACCGTCACATGACCACACACAAGCCTGCCAGAGACCAG cCACCACTGCTTGCTGAAGGAACTGGAAACCGCAAGTTCAAATGCAGCGAGTGTGGAAAAGCCTTCAAGTACAAGCACCACCTGAAGGAGCATCTTCGTATTCACAGCG GTGAGAAGCCATATGAATGCTCCAACTGTAAGAAGCGCTTCTCCCACTCCGGCTCCTACAGTTCCCACATCAGCAGCAAAAAGTGCATTGGCCTGATTGCCCTCAATGGAAGAGTACGCAATGGAAATGGTGGCAAACTCGGCTCCTCTCCCAGCTCTACAACCTCATCACCTGGAAGCCCCGCCCTGGCCCAGCTTCGCCACAAACTTGAAAACGGGCGCCCGCTGGGGCAGCAAGACCAGCCACGTCAGCTGGACATAAAACCTGAGCCGATGGACTTCAACGACTACCGGCTATTGATGGCCTCACAGCATGCGTTTGGGGGACCCGGGGTCTACCTGAACGGGCGGGGGGGAAGCCCCTTGGGTTTTCACAACTCCTCCCAGAGTCCCCTTCAACATCTGGGAGGCATTGGGCTGGACCTCCAAATGCTGGGCTACGTGAGATCCCTTGGCAACAACCTGAGCGAGGTGCAGAAGGTGCTCCAGATTGTGGACAACACGGTGTACAGGCAAAAAATGGATGGAAGCCCTGAAGACAAGCTCAGGTCCTACATGAAGGAGTTAGGTGCCCAGATGGAGGAGACCAAGGCAACTCAGGGTGGCTTCCTGGTGACGGGCGACGGCAGTCCCACCAAGAGCATCATAGATTACACACTGGAGAAGGTCAATGAGGCCAAGAGTCTGATCGACGAGTCTAAGAGGCAAGAGGGTGTTAAGAAGGAGAAACCAAGCCATTCTGTGGATCTCAGCagtgaggaaaagaaacatgaaaaccAGAACCAGTTCCTGCCATTCTCCTGCCAATACTGCAAGGAGACCTTCCCCGGGCCAATCCCCCTGCACCAACACGAGCGCTACCTGTGCAAAATGAACGAGGAAATAAAAGCCGTCCTGCAACCGGCAGACGGCTGTCCCGCTGGCCACCAGGGAGGGATGTCCTCCGAGGTCTCCAGCAACGACCGAGCCACCAGCCCCGTCAGCCACTTCAAGGATCACGTGTCGTTGCTCAAAGCTTATTTCGCCATGAACACTGAGCCCAACTCAGAGGAACTGCTCAAAATCTCAGTTGCTGTTGGCCTCCCTCAAGAGTTTGTCAAGGAGTGGTTTGCCCAGTGGAAGAGCCAAAACCACCACGGTAAAAGGTCACCACCTCCTGACTGCAGTGGACCAGAAGTCAACCACAGATTGAACCGGTCTCCAATGTCACTTCCAGCTGCAGATTTACACCGAAGCTTCACTAATGGCTTTTGCGAGTCCTCCCACCAGTTTACAACCAGCCGGCAAACAGCAGGGCAAAAACCACTAGAATCATTGGACCACTTGAGAAGCAACACTCCATCACCCCTTAACCTTTCCTCGACTTCCTCCAAACACTCTCAGAGTAGCTCTTACACTCCGAACAGCCTGAACTCGGAGGAAGCCCGCGGGGACACACCGCTGGATCTGTCGCTCCCCAAACACATGGCGCAGAAGCGCGCCTCCGCCGGAGAGAAGCGGCCCAGACCCAATGGTTTAATCAGAGAGCACAACGGGGAGGCTTTGGGGCGAGAGCAGGTGTCTGGGCCCTTTGATTTGGTCAACATTAAGAAGGAGGTGCTGGGATCTGATGGTGGAGGGAATGCTATTCACCAACTGGAGAAAAGCACCAGTCCCATCTTTGGGATTAATGCCTTTGCTGGCGGACCTGTCTACACCTCCCTTCCACCTCACGGAGCATTTCCCCCACACACCTTCATGACTCCTGCCCAAGCGACCATCCCAGGCCTCAGGCCCTACCCGGGTCTTGACCCCATGAGCTTCCTGCCTCACATGGCCTACACCTACGCCACTGGGGCAACCACATTCGCTGAAATGCAGCAGAGGAGAAAGTACCAGCGGAAACCAGGCTTCCAG gGGGAGCTGCTGGACGGCACGGCGGACTATCTGTCAGGCCTGGACGACCTGACAGACAGCGATTCGCTGCTCTCCAGGAAGAAGATTAAGAAGACTGAAAGTG GTAAACGTCCGCATCAGTGTCAGATCTGTAAGAAGGCCTTCAAACACAAGCACCACCTGATCGAGCACTCACGCCTGCACTCTGGAGAGAAGCCCTACCAGTGCGACAAGTGCGGCAAGCGCTTTTCGCATTCGGGTTCGTACTCGCAGCACATGAACCACCGCTACTCATACTGCAAGAGGGAGGCCGAGGAGCGTGAGGCGGCCGAGAGGGAGGCCAGGGACAAGGGAGGCGGAGGAGGCGTTGCAGTTGCAGGGCTGGAGCCCACCGAGCTGCTGATGAGGGGCTACCTCCAGGGGCTGGGGCCCCTTGGATACTCGGACCCAGAGGACCAGCAGGAGGATGGCGGCAGTGCGATGCTGAGGGTCAGCGGTGAGGGAGGAGTAGGACGGGAGGAGAGGGAAATGGACGGCAAGATGTCTGAGGAGGTGACAGAGCGGCAGGAGGGAAGTTTCagaaaaggagaggaggagcaggagtgCGACAGCAGGAGCCAGATGGACTTGATGGGGGACGTTGAGGGTAAAGGCTCGCCGCTGCCGATGGACGAGAGTTCACGAGAAGGGAAAACAGACGGCAGGTCAGACCAGGAGGACTGA